From Eleftheria terrae, the proteins below share one genomic window:
- a CDS encoding calcium-binding protein, producing MTMINGTQASESLTDVGVDTDSTLNANWSLGEDRMAGGTGDDTYYVNSAGDQVIERAGEGTDTVVSQVKSYTLGSDVENLTLSNAPTRVIDLPGGGTERVPAAVSGTGNSLDNTLLGNDLDNVLSGLDGDDTLRGRLGDDLLQGGNGRDYLDGGDGGDSLLGGNGDDTLYGDYGDDLLYGGAGADRLDGGAGADIMVGGFGDDRYYVNDAADMVVESGLFGGTDHVYSRISHTLARNVENLTLDAYSGDTEGRGNGSANQITGSYGSNQLFGLGGNDQLYGEYGNDTLDGGSGRDLLAGQAGRDVLTGGSGQDRFVFDAVGVEHADKITDFSHADDTIVLGNGLDIGLDGAKDQGLLGLSFSDANAGQVLADAWFFKGAGMTGGVAGQYSGIYVNTLDGQVWYNPTTQAGGDSLLLGSVSVEAAGQLTASDFVFGG from the coding sequence ATGACCATGATCAATGGCACCCAAGCGAGCGAGTCGCTGACCGATGTCGGCGTCGACACCGACTCGACCCTCAACGCCAACTGGTCGCTCGGCGAGGACCGCATGGCCGGTGGCACCGGCGACGACACCTACTACGTGAATTCCGCCGGTGACCAGGTCATCGAGCGGGCCGGGGAGGGCACCGACACGGTGGTGTCGCAGGTGAAGAGCTACACGCTGGGCAGCGATGTCGAGAACCTCACGCTGAGCAATGCGCCAACCCGCGTCATCGACCTGCCGGGTGGCGGTACCGAGCGGGTGCCCGCGGCCGTCAGCGGCACCGGCAACAGCCTGGACAACACGCTGCTGGGCAACGATCTGGACAACGTGCTGTCCGGCCTGGACGGCGACGACACATTGCGGGGCCGGCTCGGCGACGACCTGCTGCAGGGTGGCAACGGCCGCGACTACCTCGATGGCGGCGATGGCGGCGACAGCCTGCTGGGTGGCAACGGCGATGACACCCTCTACGGCGACTATGGCGACGACCTGCTGTACGGCGGCGCCGGTGCGGACCGGCTCGACGGCGGGGCCGGCGCCGACATCATGGTGGGCGGCTTCGGCGACGACCGCTACTACGTCAACGACGCCGCCGACATGGTGGTCGAAAGCGGCCTGTTTGGCGGCACCGACCACGTGTACAGCCGCATCAGCCACACGCTGGCCCGCAACGTCGAGAACCTGACCCTGGACGCCTACAGCGGCGACACCGAGGGCCGCGGCAACGGCTCGGCGAACCAGATCACCGGCAGCTACGGCAGCAACCAGCTGTTTGGCCTGGGCGGCAACGACCAGCTCTACGGCGAGTACGGCAACGACACGCTGGACGGCGGCAGCGGCCGCGATTTGCTGGCCGGCCAGGCCGGCCGCGACGTACTGACCGGCGGCAGCGGCCAGGACCGCTTCGTCTTCGACGCGGTGGGCGTGGAGCATGCCGACAAGATCACCGACTTCAGCCACGCCGACGACACCATCGTGCTCGGCAACGGGCTCGACATCGGGCTGGACGGCGCCAAGGACCAAGGCCTGCTGGGCCTGTCCTTCTCGGATGCCAATGCCGGCCAGGTCCTGGCCGACGCCTGGTTCTTCAAGGGCGCGGGCATGACGGGCGGCGTGGCCGGGCAGTACAGCGGCATCTACGTGAACACCCTGGACGGGCAGGTCTGGTACAACCCCACGACCCAGGCCGGCGGCGACAGCCTGCTGCTGGGCAGCGTCTCGGTCGAGGCCGCCGGCCAGCTCACCGCATCGGACTTCGTCTTCGGCGGCTGA
- the phaR gene encoding polyhydroxyalkanoate synthesis repressor PhaR, with translation MAQAKRSAAAGQDTSASGVRTLKKYPNRRLYDTETSSYITLADVKQMVLGGEDFVVRDAKTNEDLTRSILLQIILEEETGGMPMFSTGMLAHIIRFYGHTMQGLMGAYLEKNIQAFIDMQGRFAEQSAGMYDTKGFNPEMWTQFMNVQAPMMQGLMTNYLEQSKNMFVQMQEQMQKQAESLMPGFPGFPPQKR, from the coding sequence ATGGCTCAAGCCAAACGCAGTGCGGCCGCAGGACAGGACACGTCCGCGTCCGGGGTGCGAACCTTGAAGAAGTACCCCAACCGCCGCTTGTACGACACCGAGACCAGCAGCTACATCACGCTGGCCGACGTCAAGCAGATGGTGCTCGGCGGCGAGGACTTCGTGGTCCGCGATGCCAAGACGAACGAAGACCTGACCCGCAGCATCCTGCTGCAGATCATCCTGGAGGAGGAAACCGGCGGCATGCCGATGTTCTCCACCGGCATGCTGGCCCACATCATCCGCTTCTACGGGCACACCATGCAGGGGCTGATGGGCGCCTACCTGGAGAAGAACATCCAGGCCTTCATCGACATGCAGGGCCGCTTCGCCGAGCAGTCGGCCGGCATGTACGACACCAAGGGCTTCAATCCCGAGATGTGGACCCAGTTCATGAACGTGCAGGCGCCGATGATGCAGGGGCTGATGACCAACTACCTCGAGCAGTCGAAGAACATGTTCGTGCAGATGCAGGAGCAGATGCAGAAGCAGGCGGAGTCGCTGATGCCGGGTTTCCCGGGCTTTCCTCCACAGAAGCGCTGA
- the rimO gene encoding 30S ribosomal protein S12 methylthiotransferase RimO, giving the protein MTQDTAPAGLSPTAAAAPKIGFVSLGCPKALTDSELILTQLRAEGYETSKTFQGADLVIVNTCGFIDDAVKESLDTIGEALADNGKVIVTGCLGAKAGEGGGNLVRQVHPKVLAVTGPHATDEVMDAVHLHVPKPHDPFVDLVPAAGVKLTPKHYAYLKISEGCNHRCSFCIIPSMRGDLVSRPIGDVLGEAQRLFESGVKELLVISQDTSAYGVDVKYRTGFWDGKPVKTRLLDMVQALGELGERYGAWVRLHYVYPYPHVDEILPLMAEGKVLPYLDVPFQHAHPDVLKRMKRPANGERNLERIQRWREICPEIVIRSTFIAGFPGETEAEFQYLLDFMREAQIDRAGCFAYSPVEGASANEIPGALPDEVRNERRARFMAVAEEVSAAKLQRRVGATMQVLVDSAPALGRKGGLGRSYADAPEIDGTVRLLPPEKASKTLKVGEFTRARIVAAEGHDLIAQPI; this is encoded by the coding sequence ATGACACAAGATACAGCACCGGCCGGCCTGTCCCCCACGGCAGCAGCGGCCCCCAAGATCGGCTTCGTCAGCCTGGGTTGCCCCAAGGCGCTGACCGACTCCGAACTGATCCTCACGCAGCTGCGGGCCGAAGGCTACGAGACCTCCAAGACCTTCCAGGGCGCCGACCTGGTGATCGTCAACACCTGCGGCTTCATCGATGACGCCGTCAAGGAAAGCCTGGACACCATCGGCGAGGCCCTGGCCGACAACGGCAAGGTGATCGTCACCGGCTGCCTGGGCGCCAAGGCGGGCGAGGGCGGCGGCAACCTGGTGCGCCAGGTGCACCCGAAGGTGCTGGCCGTGACCGGCCCGCATGCCACCGACGAGGTGATGGACGCCGTGCACCTGCACGTGCCCAAGCCGCACGACCCTTTCGTGGACCTGGTGCCGGCCGCTGGCGTCAAGCTCACGCCCAAGCACTACGCCTACCTGAAGATCAGCGAGGGCTGCAACCACCGCTGCTCCTTCTGCATCATCCCCAGCATGCGCGGCGACCTGGTGTCGCGCCCCATCGGCGACGTGCTGGGCGAGGCGCAGCGGCTGTTCGAATCCGGCGTGAAGGAGCTGCTGGTGATCAGCCAGGACACCAGTGCCTACGGCGTCGACGTGAAATACCGCACGGGTTTCTGGGATGGCAAGCCGGTCAAGACCCGTCTGCTGGACATGGTGCAGGCGCTGGGCGAGCTGGGCGAGCGCTACGGCGCCTGGGTGCGGCTGCACTATGTCTATCCCTATCCCCACGTGGACGAGATCCTGCCGCTGATGGCCGAGGGCAAGGTGCTGCCCTACCTGGATGTGCCCTTCCAGCATGCTCACCCGGACGTGCTCAAGCGCATGAAGCGGCCGGCCAACGGCGAGAGGAACCTGGAGCGCATCCAGCGCTGGCGCGAGATCTGCCCCGAGATCGTGATCCGCAGCACCTTCATCGCCGGCTTCCCCGGCGAGACGGAGGCCGAGTTCCAGTACCTGCTCGACTTCATGCGCGAGGCGCAGATCGACCGCGCCGGCTGCTTCGCCTACTCCCCGGTGGAAGGCGCCAGCGCCAACGAGATCCCCGGCGCCCTGCCTGACGAGGTGCGCAACGAGCGGCGCGCCCGCTTCATGGCGGTGGCCGAGGAAGTATCAGCCGCCAAGCTGCAGCGCCGGGTCGGCGCCACCATGCAGGTGCTGGTCGATTCCGCGCCGGCGCTGGGGCGCAAGGGCGGCCTGGGCCGCAGCTATGCCGATGCACCGGAGATCGACGGCACCGTGCGGCTGCTGCCGCCCGAGAAGGCGTCCAAGACGCTCAAGGTGGGCGAGTTCACGCGCGCCCGCATCGTGGCGGCCGAAGGCCACGACCTGATCGCCCAGCCCATCTGA